The nucleotide sequence GGTATTTAAAGTAATTTTCGACACCTTTTTGCAATAACGATTTATCGTCTTCAAAACGAGCGTAATCTGCATAAGTTAATCCCAATTGTTTGTAAACATCGATATAATTTGGATCTTTTGCTACAATTGAATCATATACTTTTATGGCTTCTCCAAATTCATTACCGGCACGAAATACATCTGCCAATCTCATTTTTGGCAAAAGACTTTCCGGAAACATTTTCGATGTTTCGTAATAAACTCTGCGAGCATCAACAAAACGTTTTTCTGCAAAGTAAATATCTCCACGAGCAATATGGGGTTCAGCTACTTTTAAATCAACAAGCAATGCAAAATTTACATATTCTAAAGCGGCATCAAAATCTGGTTTTGGAGCTTTAGTATAAGCATCTGCTACAACTAAGAAGGTTTCGTAATCGTTTAACGGCAAGTTATTAGTTCCTGCGTTAAATTTTGACTTGGCTTCTTTGTCTTTACCGTTTAATAAAGATATTTTACCAATTCCTATATTGTTAATACCTGGTTCTTTAACTGCTCTTAAACCTAATTTAAAATAATAACTTGCCGAATCCTGGTTGTTTTCGTTCAAATGGATTGTTCCTAAACGGTAAAAATTTCTTCCTTGATTTGGTTGGGTTTTTATAAGCTTATATAAATCTTTTTTTGCAACATCATACCTACCGTATTTTATTGCTGTATCAATATCGGCACCTGTTTGGGCATTAACACTGAAGGTAAATGATAATAAAGCTAAACTTAATGTAATTTTTTTATTCATAATTTACAATTATATTGAAAAAATTTAGATTATTCAACTATGTTTATTTCTCGTTTGGGTAATGTTATTGGCATTAAACCTGATTTTAAAACAATGCGTTGTCCTTTGTCTGACGCTGCAAAACTTGCAAAACCTGTTCCCAATCCGGTTTTTCCTTGAACATCAATAATATTTATTGTTCTTATTAACGGATAGGTATTGTCTGCAATGGTACTTTGCGACGGAGCAAAATATTGTTTTAACGAATCGTTGTAAACCAGCATTGACCGCAAGTTTTTAATACTTTCTTTTATTTTGTCATCAGGTTGCAGCATCCAATTAATGCCCACAACGCCAATAGCGTTTTTATTTTTATTAATGTAAGATACTATTTCTTCTACTGTTTTGGTATAATAAACATTTTTACTTAATTTATCAACTTTGGCATCTTTCATTATGTTTGATACAATGGCTGAATTTGCATCGTGAAATACAAATATCTTATCGGATGTTTTTGTGCCTTTAAAAATTTCAATTACATCTTTATAATTAATTAATGTATCGTTTGTGTTTTTCTGTGCAATAAACAACACGGCATCTTTGGCAATTGGCGTAATTTTAGGTACTACTTTTCCTTTAAAAACTTCTAATTCTTCTGCCGAAAATGTTTTAGGCACCACCGCCAAACGATTAGAATCGTTATAAACGGCATTTAAAATCTTGTTTTGCGAAAGCATCGTTAACTTGATGTTTGCATTGGTATAATATGATTTAAACACTTCATTAATATCATCAACTAAAGGGTAAACAGATGATTCTACGTACATTTCTGTCGATCCTTTATCATATGTTTCTTTTATTTCGGTTGTTGCTTCTGTACTTTTTTTACAAGAAACCAACAAACTTAACCCTATCACAGACCATATTATCTGTTTCATAAATATACACTATTAATTGATTGCTAAATCTACTAATTTTTTTTTTAATAAACTTTACAAAGTTTGCTTTTTTAACACTTAAAAAATTGTTGAGTAAAAACAAATCCGGTTAATCCAATAAAACCTTTGATTCTGTAATAGACAAAGCCCGCTTTAAACGGGCTTACTTTTAATTATTAACTCTTACTTTTATGGGTAAGGTAAATATTGACCTAACGGTGGTGCCGTTGTGTTGTGCGGGTTTCCACTTAGGCATCGATTTTAAAACGCGAACAGCTTCATTACCCAAACCAAATTTATCTTCTATAATTTTAATATCGGTAAACGATCCGTCTTTTTCTACAACAAAACGCAACTTCACAACCATTTCTTTCTGGTTGCCTCCAACATCGTTTTTTGAAAATTTGCGAATGAACGACTCAAAAAATTTATCGTAACCTTCATTTGGCATAGCTTTTTGTTGCACCAAGCGTACAATATCATTTGTCAAACCTTTAGTTGTTGTACCTGCAACATCGCCTGGTTTTTTACCGTCGATCCCGTCTTTGGCATCACCTGTTATTCCGCCGTTAGATTTTAAAACGCCGTTTTCCAAGTCTGCCTCATTGTTTTTTTGTCCAGATTGAATCTCGTCAGTAAAATCACTTTGTGCAGCTAAATTTTCATTTACAACTTTGTGATCTTCTTCTGCACGCATTGTTTTAAATTCAATTTCTTTTTGAACAGAGGTTCGTGCCGAAGCCGTTTTTTCTTTAGGTGTTGTTGGTTCCACAACATCTTTTGGAAGATCCTTTGGTTTTTCTGGCGGCGTATCAATATCTTTAGGGGCTACCGTAGAAGTTCCTTTATCTGGCAGGGTTACAATTGTAACTGTTTCTGTTGGTTTAGAAGCATATAAATAAGAACTGCCAAATCCCAAACTTATGATTCCCAAACCAATTGCCAACGCCATAAAAGTTGTTTTGTTGCTTTCTTGCCGTAATTTATAGGCTCCGTATAATTTATTGCGATTTTCAAACACAATATTAAGCCACTCTTTTCCAAATAAATTTAAATTGTTCATAATTGAAATAGTTTAATGTTAAGAGTAATTTTTAAAATCATACTAAATATTTTAACTAAATATACAAAATATAAACACACTTTTATAGCATAACGCAAAACATTTTATTTTTATTATCTGGATAAACAAAAAAAGACAAGAAATTATTCTTGTCTTATATTAATGATCCTAAAAAAACGGAAAATACTGTAAATAATAAGCAATACTCCAAAGAGTACCCTGCGGGTATAGGAAAGTTCTAAAGGAATGGTTTTCCAAAAAATAAATAGACACCCCAACACAAAATACAATACCAAAAACAGCAATCCGGTAAAGAACAAAAATCGCTGTAATAGCGATTTTTGTTTAAAGTTATTTATAAAGTTTTGTAACATATTAGTTATTAACTCTTATTTTAATAGGTAATGTAAACTTTGAACGAACTGTTTTACCATTGTGTTGTCCTGGTTTCCATTTTGGCATAGATTTTAAAACTCTAATTGCCTCTTTCCCCATATTATGAGGATCAGCCCCTTTAACCTTTATATCTGTTAATGAACCATCTTTTTCTACAACAAATGCTAATTGCACTGATAATTCTTTTACATTACCGCCAACATCTGGTGCATTAAATTTACGAATAAAACTTTTATAGAACGATGCAAATCCGTCAGTTGGTTCAGCTTTTTGCTGAACAAATCCCCAAACTTTATTGTCGTCATCAGAAAATTTTTCTCCTGTTCCTGTTCCTTGCGAACCTTTATCGGCACCACCGGTTTGTTTACCATCAAATTTAGTATCACCGTTTTTATCGGCCTCGCGGTCTTCACGCCCAGAAGTTTTTGTATCGTCGAAATCTTTCTGAGCTGTTTTTTGCTCATTTTTTACTTCTTCGTCTTTCTTTACTTCCGTTTCAAGAAATTTTACTTCTTCTTGTACAGATTTTGAAGCATCTGCTACTTCAGGCTCTGGCTCTGGAATTGGTTCTTCTTTAACTTCTTCAACAGGTGGCTCTGGCTCTGGTAACTCTGGCAAAACAATTTCTGTCACTTCTACATTCGCATCATTCACCTTTTTGTTGAATTTTTCTCCAAAAAGTGATTTGTATGCAAACGATCCACCAAAAGCTAACCCAATACAAACTACCCCAAGCAATAATGCAAGCAGTGTAGTTTTAGGATTTTCCTCACGTAACTTGTATGCTCCGTAAGCCTTATTTCGAC is from Flavobacterium dauae and encodes:
- a CDS encoding PstS family phosphate ABC transporter substrate-binding protein codes for the protein MKQIIWSVIGLSLLVSCKKSTEATTEIKETYDKGSTEMYVESSVYPLVDDINEVFKSYYTNANIKLTMLSQNKILNAVYNDSNRLAVVPKTFSAEELEVFKGKVVPKITPIAKDAVLFIAQKNTNDTLINYKDVIEIFKGTKTSDKIFVFHDANSAIVSNIMKDAKVDKLSKNVYYTKTVEEIVSYINKNKNAIGVVGINWMLQPDDKIKESIKNLRSMLVYNDSLKQYFAPSQSTIADNTYPLIRTINIIDVQGKTGLGTGFASFAASDKGQRIVLKSGLMPITLPKREINIVE
- a CDS encoding energy transducer TonB, with translation MNNLNLFGKEWLNIVFENRNKLYGAYKLRQESNKTTFMALAIGLGIISLGFGSSYLYASKPTETVTIVTLPDKGTSTVAPKDIDTPPEKPKDLPKDVVEPTTPKEKTASARTSVQKEIEFKTMRAEEDHKVVNENLAAQSDFTDEIQSGQKNNEADLENGVLKSNGGITGDAKDGIDGKKPGDVAGTTTKGLTNDIVRLVQQKAMPNEGYDKFFESFIRKFSKNDVGGNQKEMVVKLRFVVEKDGSFTDIKIIEDKFGLGNEAVRVLKSMPKWKPAQHNGTTVRSIFTLPIKVRVNN
- a CDS encoding energy transducer TonB is translated as MANINLFGKDWRNIVFEGRNKAYGAYKLREENPKTTLLALLLGVVCIGLAFGGSFAYKSLFGEKFNKKVNDANVEVTEIVLPELPEPEPPVEEVKEEPIPEPEPEVADASKSVQEEVKFLETEVKKDEEVKNEQKTAQKDFDDTKTSGREDREADKNGDTKFDGKQTGGADKGSQGTGTGEKFSDDDNKVWGFVQQKAEPTDGFASFYKSFIRKFNAPDVGGNVKELSVQLAFVVEKDGSLTDIKVKGADPHNMGKEAIRVLKSMPKWKPGQHNGKTVRSKFTLPIKIRVNN